Within the Epinephelus lanceolatus isolate andai-2023 chromosome 9, ASM4190304v1, whole genome shotgun sequence genome, the region CACTTTAAGATAGGACTGTCCAGCTCACCCAGTGTAAAAGTCCATAGTACAAGCAGTACAAGCAGGCAGTCCAAAAAATGTATCTGTAGTTataaaaaaactttattaataCACGAATAACCAACGCGTTTTGACTAGAGAGTCTTCATCACACCCTGATGAAGCTCACCAGTCGTTGTTTATTAATCTTTAAATGAAATAACAGATAATTGGATGTAACGTCAAGTTATGCAAAGGCTGTATTTATAAATCTTATGTGTGAGAGCAGGGTCAGAAGAATCTCTTAAGGTGCAGCGATGGAGCGCTGGTCCAGCATTATTACATTTGATAGGCCTATAGAAATGTAGAATTcatttacaaataaaataagaaatagaaaataaataaataaaaattgacaagcaaacaaacaatgaaataaatgcatgacaaatacaataaaataaaataaaataaaatctcaaCGCAAAATGTGTCACTATGTTTAAATATTCCTTGCAGCTTGCTCTTCTGTCTGATATTAACTTCTCCTCACTAATACAGAAAAATCGTCatgtaatttaaaaacttttacaTTATATATCAATGACATTAATCTTCAGTGAGAGGATGCACCTATTTTTTTCCTCACTGCTCTGTTCCGTAATTGGCACTTGAACTGGCTCAACGGGAATGCTGCCGCTGTGTAGGAGGAACTATGAGGAAAAGATAAGTTACTGGCAAAGTTCCTGGCAACCTGCAGCACCACCAGGACTATAAATAGGCTCGGCATTATTATGAGCAGTAGTTATAGGTTAATAGAGCTACTGAATGCTACGGGACGTTGGAGTACACGCTTCTTAAGGTTAGTGTTCTGTtagatcatttttatttttctgtattactgtctttttttttactcaaatgATAGGCCTACGGTTAATATGCTATAGtcaacataataataatatattagaTTGGATTATTTTACACGATTAAGTAGgctatttgttaaaaaaatatcgGAAATATTATTTTAGTTAAAATCATTTGACCAGTGCGTTGCTgactggagttttttttttccagagatgAACTGGTTTCTGTGCCTGACTGCTGCAGGTCTTTACCTGTGCTTACAATGCCAGGTGAATACTGGTGAGTACAAATAAAGTCACTGATTATTTGATTGatttaaaataatgtcacaCTACTTAATtatccttttgttttttttgcatgaaaCTTGTCAGatctcatttaaaatctttaaatttgtgaagaaaaaattAGCACTGGGTGAAGGTGTTGGTGATGACAAGACAAATGCGCTAGGGCAAGCAGTcgaataagaataaaaaaaaaaagcataagtTCATGCTTTAAGTTGGCAGTCTGAAAAGCAGCCGGGGCATTCTTATTGtaagtaaatataatttattaggCCCAATGCATGGATGACCAATGTTTAAACGCGCTTGTCATCTGTTTTATATGAATAATTAAGGATTGCCTTGGATGCTTTTGATATGACTTCTACACTGAGTGAGCTGAgcagtcagtgttttttattcTTATATTTAAGTTCATGTTTGGTGCAACGATAGCTATTTTGTACAACATATAGCCTAATATTTTGCAATTAAGTATGAAACTTAAAAATGTCCACATCAAAAACATTGGAATTGAAAAtgaaccaaaaaaaataaaaaaatcaaattaaaatgtttcctcttcttctttttcatccAGCATCCCATGTGAGCAGGGCTAACATTGAAAGAGCTGTGGTCGCTGCCAAGGCTGCGGTGGACTCAGCGTATGATTACTCCAGGAGCGTGTGAGTAGATACAAACCTGTTGAACTGCTGTTCAGtgactaaaaaaaaatgctgtagaAGACATTGTGAATGAATCCATTCATGTGACCTCTCCACGCAACACAGGAGCATTGAACGCCTCAGGAGGAATGTAGTGAGTCCTGCAGACATCCTGCGCACCTTGAAGCAGCCTGTTGGGGCAACCCGTACCGCTGTGCGTGCTGCTGACTACATGGATTATACTGTTAAACTGATCACGAGCTCTTCGGAAAGACGTCGGAGACGCTCCATCAATGCCACAGGTGCGTTCAATAACTCTCTGAACTTTCtccacaaacaaatgtgttgcaGCTGCGTTGCTCATCGGTTGCTTCTCTTAACTAGATGTGCTCGATGATGAGGATCTGGCCTTCATCGCTGAGCTGACAGGCTGCTCCCCCCAACATCGTGTCCCTTCCTGCAGGACGACTGCCAATTTGGACAAGTTTCGCACTGCAAGCAGCGTCTGCAACAACGAGTGAGGCCACTTTTAAATCTTTAATCTCCTTTCACAAATAAAGAAACTGGAATAGGTGTGGACAACTGCGCAGCTATCTTTCATTTAGTGTtaactgtgatgtcactgatttAGAGATTGGGTTTGgacatttgctgcatgtcgttcCCTTATCCTTTTCGCGAGACTTCCTTTTGGTTAGTGCAAAGAGCCGTGGCAGTaaccacacacaaaacacagagaggaTAAAGACAATGTAGTGATGGATGTATCTTTCCTTGCCTAGAGAAAACACCCGCTGGGGATCCGCTAACACAGCTTTCACCCGCTGGCTCCCTGCTGAGTACCAGGATGAAATCTCACTGCCTAAAGGGTGGGACCGTACTCGCAACGTCCACGGACACATACTTCCCTTGGTAACATCATCTTTACTGTAGCTTTAGCCTACTTGTAGCTTTACAAATCATTCTCTCCAAATTGCTCACTGTCTGCGCCCTGTCCTCAGGTGAGGGAGGTGTCCAACCATATTATGCGCACAGCAAATTCTGATGTGGAGAGCGACCCACTCTACACTCACCTGGTGACGATCTTCGGCCAGTGGACTGACCACGACCTGACCTTCACGCCTCACTCTCCTGTCATTCGCTCATTCAGTAACGGTATTGACTGTGAAAGGAGCTGTGAACGCACAGAGCCCTGCTTCCCCATTGAGGTCAGTGTTGTTGCATTGCAAAAGAAAAGATATGAATataaaaagcacacacacacacacacgcgcacacacacacacacacacacacacacacacacacacacacacacactggatgctAACTGCTTCTTGCCATCCAAACAGATTCCCGAGCAAGACCCCCGCTTTGGCAATAATTCAGACCACTGCATGCCCTTCTTCCGCTCATCAGCAGCCTGTGGTTCTGGCAACACAGGCCATTTCTTTGGTGCAAGCAACGTCCGTCAGCAGATGAACTCCCTCACAGCTTTCATTGATGTGGGTCAGGTGTACGGTGCAGACAATGTCAAAGCTCGCTTCTTACGCGACCTCACCACAAACAAGGGCCTGATGAGGGTCAACACAGCCTACACTGACAACGGACGTGAGCTCCTGCCCTTCGCCAGCTTAGTGAGCAACATGTGTGCCACCCGAGCTCGTATCACCAATGACGCTAATGCAGAGGAGGTGCCCTGCTTCGTGGCTGGTGAGGCACCAAGAACACTGATGTATTTCTAATGACACATTGTGGAGATTGCAGGAGTTAAAAGCACTGGTCTGCTTTGTCCCCCAGGTGACGAGCGTAGCAATGAGAACATCGCCCTGACCTCTTTACACACACTGTTCATGCGTGAGCACAACCGACTGGCACGTGCTCTGGCCGAACTCAATCCTCACTgggatggagagagactctACCAGGAGGCGCGCAAAATCATGGGAGGATACTTCCAGGTTAGAGAgataacagaaataaaaattgCAGAATTGTTAGTTTGTCTTGGCATGGTTCAATTAtctcaattttctttttttgtctctcaggTTATCACTTACAGAGATTACCTACTCCACATTGTTGGTCCAGACACCATGGCGAGGCAGCTGTCCATCTACCCCGGTTATGATGAAAATGTGGACCCCAGCATCTCCAATGTGTTTGCCACAGCTGCCTACCGATTCGCTCACCTGATGGTTCAGCCTTTCATCTTTCGTCTTGATGAGAATTACCAGGAACACCGTGATTACCCAAGCCCACTACTGCACAAAGCTTTCTTTGCACCGTGGAGAATCACCTTTGAAGGTATGCCCAAGATCTTCAATTTATCATTTGTCTTAATGGCATTGGTTGTATTGACCACTTTACCACCATATTGGACAGAAAGACTCCAGATCAGATACAACTGCTCCAAACTATGATATAGTAgcactgtccagcactcacCCATTTCAGGAATTCTGTGCTCATTTAGAATGGGGGAAATGTTGAATCAATAAAGGAACAGGTGAACATCAGTCAGGAGAGAATTCATGACTTATACCACTGGGGTGTGCATAATTTCCCTCTTAAGTCATGTAAATTCCACTTGAAATTGCTGCTCACTGATATCAACACTGATGTAACCCAATGTCCTGGGTGCTGTAGACAACCAGCTTATGAAGTTCATGTTCTTACCATATAAACACATAAGTTGATACCAAACAGGATGGACAATCAAACCTAAGCAACAGCAGCTAAAAACTACAATGAGCTGAGGAGAGGTTTCATGACTCAGCGGCATTAGCCTGAACTTAACATGTTCCTGTTCCTTGTGTTCTTCAGGTGGTTTGGATCCAATCATCAGGGGCTTGGTGGGTCGTAAGGCCAAGCTGAACACACAGGATCACATGATGCCTGATGAGCTGAGGGATAAGCTGTTCAAATTCTCTTCTGACTTGGCACTGGATCTAGCTTCTCTCAACatgcagagaggcagagaccaTGGATTACCAGGTATTTATACCtatgtgttgtttatgtgtAGAATGAATTTTGCCTACCTATCTTTGCAGGCTTTACAATCTGCACACTTAAAACTTGGCAACATTTTCACCCTGTACATCCCCTTTTTAGGCTACAATGCATGGCGCAGGTTCTGCGGGCTGACGCAGCCACGGAATCTAGCAGAACTGACTCAAGTGATGAACAGCTCTTATATGGCCCAAAAACTTTTGGATCAGTACGGCACACCTGAGAACATCGATGTGTGGCTGGGAGGAGTGGCTGAGCCATTTGTCCGTGGAGGAAGAGTCGGACCCCTGTTTGCCTGCCTGATTGCCACTCAGTTTGAGAAGATCCGCCAGGGAGACAGGTATGTTACATAACATTGCTAAAGATACGGAGGCATGTGTGTTACCTTCACGTTTACATTCAGAGTCCTTACCGAACTGTCCAATTGCAGACTCTGGTGGGAGAATGACGGAGTCTTCACTGAGGCCCAGAGGCAGTCCCTGAGGGACACATCACTTGCTCGGATCATCTGTGACAACACTGGTATCACTGAGGTACCAGACCAGCCCTTCCAGTACCGTCCTCGAGGATCCGGTTACACCAGGTGTGAGGACATCAGAACCTTTGACCTCAGTCCATGGAGGGAGAATAGTGAGTTGACATCCTGAAATCCTCCCTGACACAATTGCCCAAAGACAATCAGTGCCAAAATTGGAATATCTTGAAAATACTGACTTCTGCCTTGAATTTTCTCCAGCACAAGAACCAAATGGAAACCAAGGACCACCAGGACCCCCAGGTAAATCTACCACGTTTCCACAAATGCTTGAATTGCACTAAATATACACACTAAATGCATATCTTTAAAATGCTGCAATGGGAAGGTCACGTTGTTATAATTGTACTCATATGTTTTTTTGCTCACAGGACCCATGGGACCACGTGGCCCCCCTGGCCCTCCTAGCAGCGTTGCAAATGTTGCCTTCACTGTGAGACTGGGCAGCAACTACCCCAGTTCAGGTGGGCCCATCGTCTTCCATGAACCAATCTACAATGAACAACACAGCTATAACATCTGGACAGGGTATTTTACGTGTGAGCATCCAGGTGTG harbors:
- the LOC117252841 gene encoding eosinophil peroxidase-like, with translation MNWFLCLTAAGLYLCLQCQVNTASHVSRANIERAVVAAKAAVDSAYDYSRSVSIERLRRNVVSPADILRTLKQPVGATRTAVRAADYMDYTVKLITSSSERRRRRSINATDVLDDEDLAFIAELTGCSPQHRVPSCRTTANLDKFRTASSVCNNEENTRWGSANTAFTRWLPAEYQDEISLPKGWDRTRNVHGHILPLVREVSNHIMRTANSDVESDPLYTHLVTIFGQWTDHDLTFTPHSPVIRSFSNGIDCERSCERTEPCFPIEIPEQDPRFGNNSDHCMPFFRSSAACGSGNTGHFFGASNVRQQMNSLTAFIDVGQVYGADNVKARFLRDLTTNKGLMRVNTAYTDNGRELLPFASLVSNMCATRARITNDANAEEVPCFVAGDERSNENIALTSLHTLFMREHNRLARALAELNPHWDGERLYQEARKIMGGYFQVITYRDYLLHIVGPDTMARQLSIYPGYDENVDPSISNVFATAAYRFAHLMVQPFIFRLDENYQEHRDYPSPLLHKAFFAPWRITFEGGLDPIIRGLVGRKAKLNTQDHMMPDELRDKLFKFSSDLALDLASLNMQRGRDHGLPGYNAWRRFCGLTQPRNLAELTQVMNSSYMAQKLLDQYGTPENIDVWLGGVAEPFVRGGRVGPLFACLIATQFEKIRQGDRLWWENDGVFTEAQRQSLRDTSLARIICDNTGITEVPDQPFQYRPRGSGYTRCEDIRTFDLSPWRENTQEPNGNQGPPGPPGPMGPRGPPGPPSSVANVAFTVRLGSNYPSSGGPIVFHEPIYNEQHSYNIWTGYFTCEHPGVYEFSFHCTIYNRDAVVDLKRNAELILHSFTTRQNGYVTASGSTYIKLKRGDRVFLETSQGSNGLTRDSYFSGHFLYTD